TAAAAGGTgtatgatgagaggcactgatcatgtggatagtcagaggcttttacccagggctgaagtggctaacatgagaagacacagttttaaggtgctcagaAGTAGGTATagcggagatgtcagggctaagctttttacgcagagagtgagtgtgtggaatgggctgccggtgacggtggtggaggcggaaacgatagggtcttttaagagactcctggataggtacatggagcttagaaaaatagagggctattgggaACCcatggtaatttctaaagtaagtacacattcagcacagcattgtaggttttctgtttctgtgtttctaaaatgTGTAGGTATActctacaggtcaggcagcatttgtggagaaggAAAGTTAGCATTTCAGGTCAATGGCCTTATATTTGAATCTTTAAAAGTTAGAAATACAAAACGGAAAAAGTTGCAGAGAAAGCTAGTGGATGTAGCTACACTGGGAGAGATGGTGAAACTGGGAAAAACTGAGTATCAATATCAGTGGTAGTAATTGCACCCAAGCATTTAGTGAAGAGGTAGTAGCGACACTACTGTAGATATCTAATAATTCATTAGTAAAATGTGTAATATCTGAGGACTAGTGAAGAGTAAGCAGGATCTGGAGAATTAATATCAATGGTAAGAGAGATTAATAGGAATCCTTATTAGTATGGAGAGATGATTATTTAGAAATGTTAAGTATAATAATGAAGTTAACACAAATTTATAAATATTTTACTTCATCATCCTTACTGAATTTTTGATGAGATAATGAAGAAAGTAGTAATAATGTAGAGGATGTAAATTTTCAAAATGTCTTCAGTAGGGTAATGCATCGCAGAACAATAAAGACTGAGAATGGGGTATTAATCTGGGTGTCCTGCAGCATGATTCACAAAAGATCAGTAATCAGTTACAGCAAGTAATTCAGAAAGTTAACAGCATATTATTATGCAAAAATAATCAAATGCAAAAGTACAACAGTTATGATTCTAATATAATTGTAAGTGATTACCTAGAATATTCTGTACAGTATTGGTCTCATGTAAAGATGTCAATGCAATTTGAAGTTTAGAGTTTTACTTGTCCGATATCTACAATATCAATAACCTTACAAGGGAAGTTTAGACAGGCTAGGCTTATGCCTGCAGTATTCAGAGAGTAAGAGGTCACTTGATTGAAATATAAGATTTTAAGGAGTTTTGACAGGTTGAAGGAAGAACTAGAAGATGAGTATATTGGTGACATCATTGCCCAAGTCCCAGGATTATATGTTGAAGATGGAAGCTGCTGTTGACAAATGTTTCAGATTGCTGGCCTTTCAAGAACTTATTGCATTTTGCCAATAATTTAAATTGCAATCCAGATATCAGTTTTACTGCCATCTTGGCAGCTATATAATTTGAATTCAGTTAATAACCTTAAATTTTAATATTATTACAATATTATCAGAATATCATAAAATTATCTTCCTGTGCATTAATGTTTCCTTCCTTCAGAGAGGACATGTACATGGTCTGACTTATAACATAGTTCCTGACCCCCAACTCTGATATGTCCCTACAAGTCACTTTGTTCACAAGAATTTCAACATGGATGATGAATGCAATATCACATATTGAAAAAAGACAACGTAAAAAATCAATGAAGAGCAATTGACCTAAAATGTTTGTTGCTTTTCTCTCCACAAATACCGTCTGACTTTCCAAATAAACAATTGCTAGTGAAACGGTTTGGGGCATTTTTAAAATATGAAAGATGCTGCATAACAAAAAAACTTGCatcttaaaataaaaataaaacagcagCAAAGTAAAATAAATTTGTATTTCCCCATCTTTCAAAAAGGGAATTAGAAATTGCAATTACCTTTTACAAGCATAGAAGTAAATCTTTTGTAAAGGGTATTGGAACCATGCACTGGACATGATAACATATTAAATTCAGCAAATGGTTCATTTGAATTACATTTTCCTCTACATTTTATTATTCAGAAGCTATCATACAATGATGAGGACTGGCCATGAATGTCATTTCTCCCAAAATGACAATATTCATGTCACAAATTAACATTACTCTATTCCCATAATTTAGGTTTCTAGCCAGTATAATCAGGTCAACCACTTGAAACCAAACCCCAGCTCTGCATCTtttttcacagatactgcctgatgaGTTGAGTTTCTACAGGTTTCAATTCTGAGCATTCATAGAAACAAGCCACCTATGGAATGTTAGTAAGTGTGATAATCTGGATTTACTGACACAATGCAAGACACACTTAGTTCTAATTAACTTAATGTTGAATTATATTACCATTTATTATTTCTACAGCTGATTTTAAAGTCACAAagcccagaatcattttcaaaaAAGTCATGTGGCAGGATCACTCAATAACCTGCCAATGGGCAGTGAATAAGACTGGTTTCTTTATTCAGTTTTtggattcttcttcttcttcttcaggacATTTCCGAAGAAATGGGAGGATATAAAGAAGAACTTCAACTTTTAATGGCTCCACCtcagaaaagattaaattcagTGCAAGACCACAAACCTACAATATGCAGGACACTTGGGCTGAAACATATTCTGGTATAGTAACTTGTAATAATTCAAATTTTAAATTATGTAAACATTTAACAGGAAAAACAATGAGCATTGTCTTTAAGATTGTCATGCAAAAAATATTATAAATCCAACATAATTGAAGTTCTCTCAAGGAAACATAACATTTTCAAATCAATTGAGCACACTTGGTCCTTATTTCACACATTTGTTTtttctccccctcattcttcacttCAAAGGTCGATTTTTTCTTCATAAGCGCACATGCACGAGGCCCTCTGACTGTCAAGGTAGGGTTTGCATCCTAAATGCATTACTGTATTGAAAAGCAGTTCTACAGCATTCTCACAAGCTatgtaaagagaaaaaaaaaattaggtttatttcttcaaaaaattagaATCATTAAGAAAACAAGTTTACCTTCTTTATGTGGATGGAGATTTAAATAATTATATCTAGTTACTAGCTGATCAAGGTTTTCATGTGGACAAGATAGGACTCAACATGAAGTCTTTCTCTTAAAAATAGCAACTGCTATTGGCACAACTTTTTTAACTCCTCAGAAGATAAGCACAAATGCTCATTGATGTTAAAGCTCATTCAGCCTGCTTATATTTGAAAATATGATGGCTGATTTGATCTTTCCTGCCTGATTTCTTTAACTCGATAAAAGTTTATataaaaaacattcaaaaaataTACTAGCAAACTAATGGGCCCAAAGACCAACCAAATCTCTTAATCTTGTATTCCAGATTTTAGAAGTGGCTGTAGAGATCCTGGATGCATTATTTCTAATCTACCAGAATTATGTAGATTCCAGACAagtcccagaggattggaaaatcatAAATATAAGGCCACTATCCATGAGAGGAAAACAGAAAGCGAGGAACTATAGGCCAGGTAACCTTGCATCTATCCTTAGGAAAATGTTGGAATAAGGAGATGACAGCAGTACATTTAGAAAATTATCAAATAGTCAAAATCATTTTAAAAGAGAGAAATAATGTTTGACAAAAATCTACCTGAAGGTAACAAAAAAACACTAAGGAGAAATAAAATTATATaatggtaagctagccaataatatgaaagGGATACCAAAAggcttttcagatatataaagagcaaaagagaggcaTGAGTGGATATCAGATGCTGATAAATAATGATGTGGgaatagtaatggggaacaaagaaatggtggatgaactgaataagtagttTTGTCAGTCTTAGcggtggaagacaccagcagcatgTCAGAAAAATCAAAAGTGGCAAGGGCAGAAGTGGGTATAGttcctattacaaaggagaagggacttgggaagctgaaaggtctgaagataaatAAGTCACCAGGAGTTtacagatgactggaaaatcactaatgtcacttcactctttaagaaggggaggaaggtaaAAGACAGTAAATTGTATACCAGTAaacctgatttcagtggttggcaagatattaaagtccattattaaagctacacatgagactgctaaacaagaggccatgttattacaggaaagcaaCTAGCTTGGacagaaaattggctgactgacaaAAGGcacagagagggaataaagggggccttttttggttggctgccaatgactaagTGATGGTCCATAGGGGCCAATGTTGGGTCTGCTACTTTTCATGTTCTATGTTAATGACTTGCATGACGGGGCTGAtgactttgtgaccaggtttgcagatgatacaaaaataggtgtgTTGTGGTTGGGTGGGGccagatagggctgaggatgcaggaaatttgcagaggacttgggcagattaggagaatgagcaaaggaatgacagatggaataccgtgtaggtatatgtatgaacatgcatgttgggagaaggaataaaggtgtaaaattattttctaaatggggagtgaattcagaaattggatagcaAAGAGAGTCTTGAGAGTCCAAGTGTAGAATTCCCTAACGGTTAACTTGCAAATAAGCaagttagaattcatttcaagaggactagaacttaaaaggaaggatgtaatgctgaggctttataaggcattagtcagaccacacttggagtattgtgagcagttctgagtcccatatctaaaaaaggatgtgaTGCCATTGGAGAAGGTCTGGACAAAGTTTACAAGAATTAtcctgggagtgaaagggttaatgtttgaggagcatttcatgctctgggcttgtacttgctggagttcagacaaatgaaggaagatctcattgaaacccaccaaatattgaaatacctagacagagtggatgtggagaaaatgtttccagtaatggcggggggaggggggggggaagacagaagtttctttagctagaagCTGGCGAACCTATTCACTGgcgagatggctgtggaggccaagtcactggccAATAGTTAAAGCAGATtccgataggttcttgattaattagggTCATCAGAGGTTATGGGGGAAAAGGCGGGAAATGGGGTTGTGAaacaaatcaaccatgattgaaaggcagagcagacttgttgggctgattgacctaattctgctcctatgtcatatagtTTTATAATGTCAATGCCTCATGAGCTGTTACAAATTAAAACTGAGTGCAATGAAGAGCAGATGTTACAACActtaccctgtacagttgcatcTATTCCTAATGTTTTCTGTACATTTCTGCAAATTGTTGAAAGGCAGTACTGAAATATTTCATCACAGTCCTGTTTAGAATTACCACAGGTATCATAACAACGATCATGTTGATTGCAGCACTTCGTCATGGAAGGAATTCCCACATCTAACTTCATAAAAATATACATGAACATTAGAAATTCAAAATCTTCAAAAGCTGTGTTCTAATCATGATAAAATCTGTATTCAGTTTTGGAATCAAcactacaagtttgcagatgctggggttgatgttttgctgccttcaaaattctggaggaatttctTGATGTCTACTAGCATTGGTCACTGGAGAGTTTCTGGGGGcatatttacaatcaattttTAGTTTTGGTTTATTCAACTAACTGTTGCTTTTAAAGAAGTTCCCTGCTACTCCATTCCTTTATCAATGGGGATGCACCTCCAAGAGGTTTGTCAGGCGATGTGTTTTGCAATGACTAAGAAGAccagttttgcattatatatatatttttttcttttttctgtttttttaacatcatatattttgaaatatttagacttagcATGTTCATACATGTTCTCtatggtttatgtcttggtaaacccatttatactgtaactattgtttatgtcttttttcatctgtaatgaaatttgtatgtttgtaatttcttttttattaatatatcatttgtattttgtccttattattaataataataaaaagattgagaaagaaagaaagaaagaaagaaagaaagaaagaaagaaagaaagaaagaaagaaagaaagaaagaaagaaagaaagaaagaaagaaagaaagaaagaaagaaagaaagaaagaaagaaagaaagaaagaaagaaagaaagaaagaaagaaagaagagaagagaagagaagagaagagaagagaagagaagagaagagaagagaagagaagagaagagaagagaagagaagagaagagaagagaagagaagagaagagaagagaagagaagagaagagaagagaagagaagagaagagaagagaagagaagagaagaccAGGACATACAGAACCCCAGGAATGATTCCCAGAAAGGGACATCGGTGTATATATCCAAAGATTTCTGAAAGTGGCAGCAAAGATTTATACCGTGGTGAAGAGGACAAGAATCCTGAATTCCTTCATTAGCCAGGGCACAGTATAAGAACGGGAAGGTACACCTTTATAAGCCAATGGCTAGGTCAAGATAGAGTGGAGTAAGCAGTTCTGATCACCATACTATAGGAAGGACACAATTTCACTGGACTGGGTAGAGAGGAGACACATCAGGATTTTGGCTATGATGACACAATTCAGTTGTGAAGCAAAACTGATTTCTTTGGAGAACAGGAGACAGCAGTAgagtataagaacataagaaacaggagcaggagtaggccatctggcccaccaagcctgctctgccatacaATAAGATCAAAGCTGATCTGACCACggattcatctccacctacctgtcttttccccataacccttaattcccctactatgcaaaaatctacccaactttgtcttaaatatatttactgaggtaacctccactgcttcatttggcagagaattctacagattcaccactctctgggaaaagcagtttctcctcatctccatcctaaatctattccaacaaatcttgaggctatgtcccctagttctagtctcacccaccagtggaaacaactttcctgcctctatcttcatccctttcataattgtatatgtgtctataagatctcctctcattcttctgaactccagtgagtacaatcctagacgactcaatctctccacagtctaacctcctcatcaccaggaatcaacctggtgaacctcctctgcactgccttcaaagccagtatatcttttctcaggtaaggagaccagaactgcatgcagtacaaCAGgtatggcctcaccagtaccctataccgttgcagcataacctccctgctcttaagttcaatccctctagcaacgaaggccaacattccggttgccttcttgatagcctgctgcacctgcaaaccaaccttttgtgagtcatgcacaagcactcccaagtccctctgcagagcagcatgctgcagttttttaccatctaaataataatctgctctttaatttttctttccagtggatgaccttgcatttaccaacattgtactccatctgccagacccttgccaaCTCATTTAACCTACCTGTATCTCTCTGCAGAccctccatatcttctgcacaacttgcttttccattcaatttagtatcatcagcaaacttagatacactacacttagTAGAACTCACTGCTGTGTACAAAGCAATGTGTGGCATAAGTAGGATAGATAGCAAGAATTTTGTATCCACAGCAGTGGTATCTAAAACTGAAGGGCAAACGTTTATGACAAGGGATTAGAAGGTTTAGAAGGAACCTTTTCACATATGTGGTAGTTGAAAAGAACTGCGTAGATGGAAAAGGCAGAAGACTTGCAGATTTATGTATTTAGACAAGCACTCTAATCACCAGGCAAAGAAGGCCACCTGATGAAAAATGGGGTTAATATAGATGGGTATTTGATGGCCAAAAAAGACATGATGGCGAATAGGTCCTGTACATCTCTCTGACTCCGAGACTCCAAGTGGAGcttgaaaaaagaaattggattgAATGGCAAAACTAAAACTCTTTGAGTAACAAGATCAAATGTAAGAATCCTTTCTGCAAAAGAGGGAGGACATAACCATTTAAGACAGAGTTCAGGGGTACTAAAACAGATGGACAATCAGGGAAAGAACAGACATAACAGCCTATGTAAATTGTGTTGGATTCCTGGAGCAGTTACTGAGAGACAGTATGTAATAATCAGTATTGTTTTCTATTGATTATTATTTGCTGCCCAAACTAAAGTTAAAATGTAATACAGAAGAAGAAATATTAAGTCTTCATCACCCTTATGTGCCCGTTGGGAATTAAGTATATTGCTTGAAATAGAACTATTGATCATTATCACAATAATTGAAACTGCATGATTAAAAAAGTATTATGTTATTAGAACACAAAGGGTAAAGGGAATTGATACAAAGAGATATGTGACAATTTTTTTCCACTTCTCATAGTTTCTGGAG
This DNA window, taken from Hypanus sabinus isolate sHypSab1 chromosome 8, sHypSab1.hap1, whole genome shotgun sequence, encodes the following:
- the pla2g12a gene encoding group XIIA secretory phospholipase A2 translates to MRLQICVFLGVILRSCGCRSEDADFKDWRGKLKTIRNGIHKIDTYLNAALDLLGGEDGLCRYKCSDGSKPVPRYGYKPPPPNGCGSPMFGVHLDVGIPSMTKCCNQHDRCYDTCGNSKQDCDEIFQYCLSTICRNVQKTLGIDATVQACENAVELLFNTVMHLGCKPYLDSQRASCMCAYEEKIDL